The Synechococcales cyanobacterium T60_A2020_003 genome includes the window CAAGTCATTTTTACGGGGGGATTGGTGGGCTGGCTGCTCACCTACCTTGTCCGGGCGCTGACCAAAAACATGACCTACAATCAGCAGCTTCGCGACTACGAAGATGCGGTGTTGCAGAAGCGCTTGGATGAGATGTCACCTGAGGAACTAGCGAAGCTCCAAGCTGAAATTGAGGCCGAGAATCAGGCAAGTCCTACCTCTAGTGAATCGACGGGTACCTGAAACCAGTAGAATGGGGAACGGTCAGCACGTCGGCATAGGGAAAAGGTAGGAATTAATGACGTCA containing:
- a CDS encoding DUF3007 family protein, giving the protein MRRIDVIGIGIGVFAVGGGVYWALRASGLDSLDAGVWSQVIFTGGLVGWLLTYLVRALTKNMTYNQQLRDYEDAVLQKRLDEMSPEELAKLQAEIEAENQASPTSSESTGT